In Thermodesulfobacteriota bacterium, the genomic stretch TGAGTGACCAGGGAATCTCATATTCAACTATTGCAAGAAGGCCTTTTCCGCGCTTCCGCGCGGTTTTTGAGGGTAAGGCTCGCTTGCTAACCCCCTCCCCCATCCCGTGAACGGGCCCCTGAAGTCGCTTTGCTCCTGACTTCCCCGGCCCGTTCACGCTCTTCCTCCCTAAGGCTACGCTCGCCTTACCCTCCGGGGTTTGTTAAAGACAAAAAAAATCTCACAGCACTTTTGTTTTTGCATCATTGCTGTCCCGTTAACTTCCCCCCTTTTCTAAAAGGGGGGCGAGGGGGGATTAAAACATTCGAAAAATCCCCCTCTTATCCCCCTTTTTCAAAGGGGGATGATTCCGTATCTTATCTTCAGGTCGGAATTCATGTCATGAAAGCATAGCGCCGCAGGTCATAGGCAATAAAACACCTTCTTTTTGCTACGACCCCGTTACCTTATTGAATACCTTTAGAGAAACGGTCAGAAACCCCCGGCCTTCAGGCCGGGGAGCGGTTCATTAAAGATTAATGGGACAGCAGTGTTTTTGCATTTAAAACAACCCAGGGCATAAGGCGGAGCGAACATGGGGATGGGGGAGGGGCGGGCGAGGCGGGGCAGCAGGAGCGAGGCCGAAGGCCGAGCGACATAAGGGCCTAGCCCGGAGGAGGGAGGCGGAAAGAGAGCGGAGCCTTATGCCCAAAAAGAGCGCGGCAGCGCGATAAAGGGCCTTTTGGCAATAAGGCAAAGCAGGTGATGCCGCTCCTAAGGATGACAAAGGAGAGAGGCGAGACCCTCGAACCGCACGGAGGCGCGGAAAGGGTCTTTTCCGTATACTAAGAAAGCGCGGAGCCCTTATGCCCAAAAAGAGCGCGGCAGCGCGCAAAAAGGCCTTTTGCACCAGCCCTGGGTACCGGAGCGGTGCCCCCTTTTTCCATAGCGTAACCCGCCTGTAACACGGCTGTAACAATTCTCCTGTAAAGTCAGCTCAAAAAGCGGAATAAAAAGGAAACCGGATATGAAAAAGATACTACTTTTAGCGCTGATATTCCTGGGTTTGTCGGTCGGCACTGCCTCGGCCCAGCTCATAAACGGCGCTGGCGCGACATTCCCGTACCCGCTCTACTCCAAGTGGGCGTATGAATACAACAGGGCTACAGGGGTGAGGCTCAACTACCAGTCCATCGGGAGCGGCGGCGGCATAAGGCAGGTCACGGCAGGCACAGTGGACTTCGGCGCGTCGGACGCGCCCCTCGGGGCAAAGGAGCTCGGGGACGCGGGCCTCGTACAGTTCCCGATGGCGGTCGGCGGGGTCGTGCCGGTCGTGAACCTCGAAGGGGTGAGCCCCGGAAGCCTCCAGCTCACCGGAGAGGTCCTTGCCGACATCTTCCTCGGGAAGATAACCAAATGGAACGACCAGCGGATAGCCGCGCTCAACCCCGGGGTGAAGCTCCCTGACACTAAGATAACTGTCGTACACCGCTCTGACGGAAGCGGCACGACATGGATATTCGCGAACTACCTGTCAAAGGTGAGCCCCGAATGGAAGGGCAAGGTGGGCTTCGGCACGGCGGTCAATTGGCCCGCGGGCGTCGGCGGCAAGGGTAACGAGGGTGTGGCCATGTACGTAAAGAGGATGAAGAACTCCATCGGATACGTCGAGTACGCGTACGCCATCCAGAACAAGCTCACCCACGCAAAGCTCAGCAACAAGGCGGGGAGCTTTGTAGAGCCCTCCATGGAGACTTTCCAGTCAGCCGCGGCCAACGCCGACTGGAAGGGCACGCCAGGTTTCGGGGTAGTCCTAACGGACCAGTCCGGAAAAGACTCGTGGCCCATTGCAGGCGCGACCTTCATACTCGTAAAGAAAAACCAGTCGGACTGCAAAAAGGCTACAGAGGTCTTGAAGTTCTTTGGTTGGGCCTACAGGAACGGGGCGGAAATGGCGAAGTCGCTCGATTACGTTCCCATCCCGCCCGCAGTGTACGGCCTCATGGAGGCAGCGTGGGCGCGGGATATAAAATGCAATTCGCAGCCGGTCTGGGGCAAATAGGATTTCAAGCCGCGCCTGCAAGGGGCGGCTTTTTTGTGGAAACCGCGAACCTTTTGGAATAATATCAAGCCGATGCCGGAAAAAGCAGACGAGAAGGTACGGATGCCGTCAAGAGATATCCCCGAGAAAGGGGCTTCGGACAGGGGCCCGGCAGCCGCGGCGCGGAGATACGCCGCGGCCAGGGCAGGGGACGCGGTATTCAAGGGCGCGGCCTGGTTCTTCGCCGCATCTGTTATCGCCCTGATGCTCCTCATATTCGTCATCCTCCTAAAGGAGTCCTGGCTTTCCATCAAGACCTTCGGCCTCGGTTTCCTTGTAAGCTCCACCTGGGACCCGGTCGCCCTCCAATTCGGCGCGCTCCCGTCCGTTTACGGCACACTGGTCTCCTCCGCTATAGCGATAATAATTGCGCTCCCCATAAGCATAGGCATAGCGATATTCCTTACGGAGATGGCCCCCAAGCGCGTAAGCGGGCCGGTTGGGTCGGCAATCGAGCTCCTGGCCTCGATACCGAGCATCATCTACGGCATGTGGGGGCTATTCGTATTCGCGCCGGTGCTTTCCGAGCACGTCGAGCCGTTCCTTATCGACCGGCTGGGCTTCATCCCGCTATTTTCAGGCGCGCCGCTCGGCATAGGCATGCTCCCGGCGGGCTTCATCCTCGCCATAATGATAATCCCGTTCATATCATCCGTCACAAGGGACATCTTCCGCATGGTCCCTCCCATGCTCAAGGAATCGGGCTATGGGGTGGGGGCCACCAAGTGGGAGGTGATATGGAAGATAGTGATACCGTACACGAGGTCCGGGATAATAGGGGCCGTGATACTCGGCCTCGGCAGGGCGCTCGGAGAGACGATGGCGGTAACCTTCCTTATAGGGAACGCCCAGAACATAAGCATCTCGCTCCTCGACCCGGCAACTTCCATCTCGGCAACTCTCGCGAACGAGTTCACCGAGGCCTTCGAGGACCTCTATCTTTCAAGCCTCGTCGAGCTCGGGCTCATCCTTTTCCTCATAACATTCGTGGTGCTCGCGATAGCGAAGCTCCTGATCGCAAGGTTTTCGTACCAGGGCGGTAAATTCTAGATGAACGCGCATTATATAAAAAGGACGCTGGCCAATTACGGGGCGCTTACGGTCTCGGCCCTCTCGGCCGTTTTCGGCATATTCTTCCTTTTCTGGATATTGAAGGACGTGCTCGTCCTGGGCTTCAGCGCCATAAACCTTGATTTCTTCACCCAGCTCCCTGCCCCCGCGGGCATGGAAGGGGGCGGGCTCGCGAACGCCATTGCCGGGACCTTCCTCATAACCGCGCTCGCGACCGTCATCGGCGTTCCCGCGGGCATAATGGCAGGCACGTACCTTTCGGAATACGGACGGAAGAGCAGGATGGCATCGGTCGTGAGGTTCATATCCGACATCCTCGTAAGCGCGCCGTCCATAGTAATAGGCGTCTTCGTCTATGCGCTCCTCGTCAAGCCTTTCGGGGGGTTTTCCGCCATCGCGGGCGCGGTGGCCCTGGCCATAATAATGCTCCCGGTGGTCATTCGGACGGCCGAGGAGATGCTGAAGCTCGTGCCTGACGCGACCAGGGAAGCGGCCCTGGCCCTCGGAGCGCCGCACTGGAAGGTAACTGTCCAGGTCGTCTACAGGGGGGCTGCCCGCGGCATAGTCACGGGCGTAATGCTCGCGGTCGCAAGGGTCTCTGGCGAGACCGCGCCGCTACTATTTACCTCGTTCAATAACTCCTTCTGGAACTTCAGCCTCACCGAGCCCACGGCCACGCTCACGGTAACGATATTCAACTACGCTATGGGCCCCTACGAGGACTGGCACCAGAAGGCGTGGGCCGCGGCCCTCCTTATAACGGCTATTGTGTTGCTTGTGAACATCATTTCAAGGATAATAGTGAGAGGCAAGGCTGGATAGATGAAAGACAAGCTGACGATAAAGGACCTCAATTTCTGGTACGGCGACAAGCAGGCCCTGAAGGACATAAACCTCCACATCAGGGAAAAGCAGATAACCGCCCTCATCGGGCCGTCCGGGTGCGGGAAGACGACCTTTTTGAGGTGCCTCAACAGGATGCACGACCTCTACCCCGGGAACAGATACGAGGGCGAGATACTGCTTGAAGGCAGAAACATACTGGAAAAGGGCCTCGACCTCATAAAGCTACGGGGTAAGATCGGCATGGTCTTCCAGAAGCCCACGCCTTTCCCAATGTCCATTTACGAGAACATCGCATTCGGGCTTAAGCTCATGGGCATAAAGAGCAAGGGAGAGGTGTCCGGCAGGGTCGAGAAGGCCCTGAAGGACTCCGCCCTGTGGGACGAGATACGCGACAGGCTCCACGGGCCTGCCCTATCGCTCTCCGGCGGGCAGCAGCAGAGGCTCTGCATCGCCCGGGCCATCGCGGTCGAGCCCGAGGTCATCTTGATGGACGAGCCCTGCTCGGCACTCGACCCCGTTGCCACGGCCAAGATAGAGGACCTCATGACCGGCATAAAGGAGAACTACACGGTCGTGATAGTCACGCACAACATGCAGCAGGCCGCAAGGGTTTCGGAGTATACCGGGTTTTTCATGCTCGGCGAGGTCGTGGAGTTCGACACCACAGAGAAGATATTCACGGCCCCTTCTAATAAGCTCACGGAAGACTATATAACAGGGCGTTTCGGCTAGCAGGTTGCTGAAAAACTCATAGCACGTTCAGGCTGCTCAAAAAGTCCAAGATGCAAGGAGTCGAAAAATGAGGAATGAGGCGTACTCTCCTTGTACGCCGGAGTGTCCAATTTTGAAGACGACGCCGCAGATTGGGCTTTTTCAGCAGCCTGCCAGGCGGAAGCCTGCCTTAAGGAGGAAGAATGACCCGCGAAGCATACCACAAGTCGATGAAGGGCCTCGAGGCCGACCTTCAGCAGATGGCCGGTCTGGTCGTAGACGCGATAAAGGGCTCTATCGAGGCATTGAAGACGAGGGACATTGAGAAGTCCCGCCATATAGTGCGGAACGACATGGAGATAAACAGGAAGCGCTTCCAGATAGAGGAGAAGTGCATTAGCCTCATAGCGACCCAGCAGCCCATGGCCGTCGACCTACGCATACTCGCTGCCATAATAAACATCATAACCGACCTCGAGCGCATCGGCGACCACGCCGAGGGCATCGCCAAGATAAGCGTCTCGATTGGCGAGGAGCCGTTGGTCAAGCCCCTTGTGGACATGCCCCTTATGGCGGAGAAGGCCGTATCCATGCTTGAGAGGTGTATGAAATCGTTTATCGAAAGGGACGTAAAGGCCGCCAGGGAGATATGCAATGAGGACGACGAGGTCGATGCCTATTACGACAAGATATACAACGACCTTGTGCTGCTAATGATAGACAACCCGAAGCTCATAAAGGATGCGACATATCTCATCTGGGCCGCGCACAATATCGAGAGGATGGCCGACAGGGTGACGAATATAGCGGAGAGGGTGGTTTATATGGTCACGGGCAAGATGGAGGAGATGAACGTCTCGAAGTACTGAGTGAAAACAGTTGATTAAGTCTGGCCTTAATCAAAAAGTATAAGATTATCTTGCTAATCCACTTGGAAGACTTGCGGCGGTTTCGAGCACCTGTACGACATCAGTCCTAAAAATAATTGGAACAATTTCGCGATTATTCAAAATAGTTTCTTTTCGCCCCCAATGAACTGAATACAATTTTTCATTTGTATTTGGTAACGGCGTCACCGTTGGCTGGCCTGGACCAGTATAAATATATATCCAATCACCTTTATTAACTATTCCATCTCCAAACCAAAAAAGATTATCTCGAATAGGGAAGGCCGAACCGTTTCCTGCCCGTATCCCAAGCATGATTCCATACTGACCCAGGTTTAAATTTTCATTGATATAGAGTACAATTCTCTCTTGATTGGCTATTCCTCTATCATAAACATCAACTGTTTTGATTTCGGTTAAGAGATTTACAAACATTTAAGCGCCCTCGCCTTTGAAAAAACGATTAGAGAACCAGCCTAAAGTTGCAAGAAGTAAACCTATAAAAATTAGACCATAACCATACCAAATACCATCTATAGACATGTCGATTCCAAAACTAATAAGACCTGTTCCTACGACAATAATTAGATTGCCAAGATGTTTCTCTTTTAGAAAGGAATTTATGCGTTCTTGAAGAACAGCGGCTTTTATTCTGCTTGCGGAAAGATCCGCATGGGTTTGCTTCAATTCATTCCGGGCCTCTTTAAGCTCCGCATCCTTTGATTGGAGCTCAAACTGGAGTTGGTTGACTACACCCGCCACTAAGGTTGCGGTAACTTCTCCTCCCATATTTTTCGATTTCGTTGCCGCTAACCCTTCAATAGTTTGAGCGATTGGGAGGCCTTTTAATGGGCTTTCTTCTAAAGCTTGAACAATCTCGGGCTTCACAACCTGAGTGCCTGTCGAGCCAGTATTTGCTGGCTTAGGAATTTCAATCTCACCAACCATTTAGCTCCTCATCTCAAAAAAATCAAGCCCCCGCCTTTACGGCCTCTCCCCTCAATAGCGGAAACCCCAATTCCTCCCTGGTCTTCAGATACCCTTCGGCGGAGCCTCTTGCAAGGGCCCTTACGCGGCCTATGAACCGGGTCCTTTCGGCAACGCTTATCGCGCCGCGCGCGTCCAGGAGGTTGAATGAGTGGGAGCACTTGAGGCAATAATCATACGCCGGGAGGTAGAGCCCCTTTTCCATTAACTTCCCGCACTCCTTTTCGTACATGTCGAAAAGGGTGAATAGCATCTGGGTGTCGGCCTCCTCGAAGTTGTGCTTCGAGTACTCTATCTCGGTCTGCTTGTGGACGTCACCGTAGTTTACGTCCTTCGACCATTTGAGGTCGTAGACGTTGTCCACGCCCTGGAGGTACATGGTTATCCTCTCAAGGCCGTAGGTTATCTCGCCGGAAACGGGTTTTAAATCAATGCCGCCAGCCTGCTGGAAATAGGTGAACTGGGTTATCTCCATGCCGTCGAGCCAGACCTCCCAGCCGAGGCCCCACGCGCCGAGCGTCGGGGACTCCCAATCGTCCTCGACGAATCGAATGTCATGGGCGAGCGGGTCGATCCCCAGTGCCTTGAGGCTCTCCAGGTAAATCTCCTGTATCTCGTCGGGCGAGGGCTTCAATATAACCTGGAACTGGTAATAATGCTGGAGCCTGTTCGGGTTCTCGCCGTACCTGCCGTCGGTCGGGCGTCTCGACGGCTCGACATACGCCGCCTTCCACGGCTCCGGCCCGAGCACCTTAAGGAAGGTTGCAGGGTGGAAGGTGCCCGCTCCCTTTTCAACGTCATAGGGCTGCATTATTACGCAGCCCCTCTCGGCCCAGAACCTCTGAAGGGTAAGTATCACATCCTGGAAATACACTGTAAGTTCCTCCAATCAGGGCCTGATAAAAGACCTTGGCCCTGTGCCATTCTACAAAAAATAGAGCCTTTAAGTCAAAAGTGAATTCCTCGATTCCCCTCTTTGCTAAAAGAGGGGTGAGGGGAGATTATAACTCGGTTTTTTATGCCCCTTGCTCCCACTTGGAAAAAGGGGTTCATGCCGGGCACCCTGCTATGCGGAGCTTGGCCATGAAGCGGCGGGTCTTGAGCTCTTTTCCGAGCTGAAATTTTATGAAATCAGAGAGAAGGCGCTCGCTCTCGTCGAGGAAGGCCTGGTCAGGCCTAAGGCGTGTGAGCTTTCCTTCCTCAAGGCGCGCGGCCATCGAGAGTAGGCCCGCTGTCCCCGGGGAGACCGGCACGAGGCCGCTGATCCCTGTTGAGCAGCCCCTGCATACGGTGCCGCCCCTATCAGAGCTGAAAAAGAGCCTTCCGCCCTCGTGCGCCTTCCTGCATGCCACGCACCCGTTGAGGTGCGGCAGATACCCCGTATTGGAAAGGAGCCGTATCTCGAAAAACCTCAAGCACTCCGGGCCGGGGCCGCCTTCGAGCATCTTAAGGAACGCCGCAAGCTCGCGGTATACAGCCGGGAGCGCCTGCCCCTCGCGTGTCATCTCGGATGCGAGCTCAAGCATGTAGCAGGCTTCCGAATACCTTTCAATATCGCCCCTCAGCCCGGAGAATGCGTCTATGAGGGACGCGTCCTCTACCCGGGCGAGGTCGCTCGTCCCGTTATGGAAAAAGAGGATATCGATATGGGAGGCGGGGTCGAGGTTGCCGACGAAGCGTTTCCGGGACCTCCGCGCGCCCTTGGCGATGCCGCTCATCTTGCCGCGCCCCAGGGTGTAGAAGGTGAGTATGCGGTCTGACTCGCCGTAGTCCACGGAATTCAGGACTATGGCCCTGTCCTTGTAGGTGCCGCGCTTCATGCTAAAGTAGCCCCGTTTTCATGAATATTGTCGCAAGGCCGAGGAACGTGAAGAACCCGCCCACGTCGGTCGAGGCCGTTACGAATATGCTCGAAGATATGGCCGGGTCGAAGTTGTATCTCTTTAGTATCAGCGGCATTATCGAGCCTATGAGCCCGGCCACCATCATGTTCGCTATCATCGCGAGGAATAGGAGGAGGCCCACATAGACGCTCGCGCCGAGAAGGAAGGCTATGAAGCCCGCGACCGCGCCTGTAAGGAAGCCGTTCGAGAAGCCGACGACGACCTCCTTCATGAGCAACCATTTTGCGTTTTTGAAGGTTATCTCGCCGAGGGCCAGCGCCCTCACGACGACCGTTATGGTCTGGGTGGCCGCGTTCCCGCCCATGCCGGCGACTATGGGCATGAGGACGGCGAGTATTACGAGCTGCTCGATGGTGCCCTCGAATATCTTCACTATCCCGGCGGCTGCCGAGGCTGTTACGAGGTTAAGAAAGAGCCACGGCACCCGCATGCGTATGGCCCTTGCAGGCGGATCGAGCGCCCGGGCGCCTATGTTGAGGCCCGCCATTTTATAAAAGTCCTCGAATATTTCCTCCTCGAGGACGTCCACTATGTCGTCTATGGTTATCCGTCCCACTAGCCTGCCGTCGTTATCGACGACCGGGACGGATATGAGGTCGTATTTCTGGAAGAGCTTCGCGGCCTCCTCCTGGTCCATGTCGGTCCGGACGCGTATGGCGTCCCTGTTCGTTATCTCGATTATCCGGGCCCTGGGCCCGGCCAGTATGAGCCTGTCGAGAGGGACCGCGCCGATGAGCCTGCCGTTGCCGTCCACCACGAAGACGCTCGATATGTTCTCTATGACGGCGGCCTTTCTCCTGACTTCCTCTATCGTCTCCTCGACCGTGGCTGTCTCGGGCACCGAGGCGAGCTCGGCCTGCATCTTCCCGCCCGCCGTGTCCTCGGGGTAGACCAGGAGCTTCTGTACGGCCAGGGACTCCTGCCGGTCGATGCCTTCGAGCACCTGCCGCGCGTCCTCGACCGGTAGCTCGGAGATGACGTCAGCCGCGTCGTCGGTCTCCATCTCGTGGACGACCTCTATGAGCTCCTCGGATGAAATGGAGGAGATGAGGACCTTCCTCAGGCGCTCGTCGACCTCGAGGATGACGGCAGAGGCCTGCTCAGGCGGGAGCAGCCTGAAGACCCGCATGGCCTGCTCTTCATCGAGAGAGCCCAGGATCCTCCCGATATCCGATGAATGCAGGCTTTCGAGAAGGCGGCTGATTTCGGAATCGCGCCCCTCGTCGAGATGGCCCCTGATTTCGTCAGTATGGTCGTTTTTGGCTTCGATGCTCATGCCATAGGCTCTTTAAGAACGGATTCTGGTCCCGAACCGGGCATTCCAAGCGGGAAAATCCGGTAACAAGTCGGCAGGCTGTTGCGAAAAAAGTATATCCTTGAAAAATTAGCACCGGTGCAGATATAAGTCAATAGGGAATAAGGAGATTTTGAGGGCAGAAAATCGATTTGGTATCTGCGGATAACCGAGGAGGGGTAATTTAAAAAAAATGGGGAAGCTGGTCTTTTTTCTACTTTGTTACCAAGGTGGGATTAAATGAAAAATAATATCGTCAGCTAATTTATACAATGAAGATTTCCATGTCAGTTTTTTCTTGCGCTTGTAGTACATAAGGAGAGTAAAAAAAACCAGGAATAAAGCAAGGCTTGTGATAAGGAAGATTTCAAGCACAGAGTTTTATCGCTCTAAAAAGAAAGGCCCCATGACGGTCCGCATGACGTGCTCGGTCGTGGAGCCGAGGACCATCTCAACGAGCCTTGAATGGTGGGAGGTGCCCATGAAAAGGAGGTCGTGCCCGTTGTCCTTGTAGTAGTTCTCAATGATGATGGGGGCGTCGCCCTTCCTGTGGATGAAGCTCGCCTCTATGCCGTAGGGCTTAAGGTATGTGCGGGCGTCGTTCAGGAGGGGGTCTTCTTCCTCGCTGGACGATACGGTGAGGACCGTAAGCGAGAGGTCCAGGGTCTTGGCCCATTCCGCGGCGGAGTGCATTGCCCTGCTCGCGTTGGGGCTGCCGTCATATGCGAGAAGCGGCTTTTTAGGCTCCGAGAAGCGCTCGGGCACTATGAGGACCGGCTTGGGCGACCTCCTCAAGACGCTCTCGGTCGTCGAGCCCAGGAGGCCGTACTCGAACCGGGCGTTGACGCCCCGCCTTCCGATTACGACCAGGTCCGCGACCTTGGCCTTGTCCACTATTTCATTTGCGACGACGCCGAAGGATATCTGCGTTTCGCATTGCGTCCCGTTCTCCTTGCAGGTGTCCTCGAAGGCGGAAAGTATGGTCTTTCCCCTGGCCTCAAGGGCCTCGCGCATACGGGTCGAGAAGTTCATGAACGGCTCGAAGCCGAGGGAGCCCGATATGTCGTGGAGGAACGGCCCTTCGAGGGAGACGACGTCGACCACGTTCATGCCGACAAGCCCGGCGCCGAACTTCGACGAAAGCCACATCGAGTAGTCCAGCGCCGACTTGCCGTATACTGATCCGTCCTGCGGGACGAGTATCGTCTTTATCATGCCAGCGCCGGCTCGCCCATGTTCGATGCTTCCACAGTCACCTCGTCCCTCTCCGCGTCCACCTTGAAGAAGTCCCCCTCTTTCCATTTGAGGGTTATGGGGACCTTCACCTTCTCGTCCACGTGCCTCTTAAGGAACCTTGCACCGTACCGCTGGTTATAACCCTTCTCGACCAGAACGTCAACCGCTTTTTCGGTGACCGAGAGGTGCTTGCCGTAGCCTTCCATGTGCTCGCGTATCTTCTCGAGGTACATATGCGTAAGCTGCCTGACTTCGTTCCTCGTAAGGGGCGTAAAGACGATCACGTCGTCGATGCGGTTGAGGAACTCGGGGCTTAAGGTGTTCTCCACCTCTTTTATGATGTCTTTCTTGTAGGACCGGGCGTCCACATCGTTCTCGGTCATGAAGCCCAGCGGTTTCACGTACTTCCTGAAGACGTCCGCGCCGAGGTTGCTGGTCATGATAATGACGGTGTCGCTGAAGTAAACCCTTTTCCCCCTGCCGTCCGTGAGCCACCCCTCGTCAAAGACCTGGAGGAAGAGGTTAAGGACGAACGGGTGCGCCTTCTCCACCTCGTCAAGGAGCACTACCGAATAAGGGTTTTCGCGGACCGGGTTGGTGAGGAGGCCCCCCCGCTCCGAGCCCACTATGCCCCTCGGCATGCCGATTAGCTTATCTACCGCAACGCCCGAGTCCTTGTACTCGCTCATGTCCAGGCGTATCATCTTCTTTTCGTCGCCGAAGAGAAAGTCCGCGAGCGACTTCGCAAGCTCGGTTTTCCCCACGCCAGTGGGGCCCAGGAAAAGGAGCACGCCGTCGGGCCTTGCGAAGTTCTCCTTCAAGGGGCCCTTGTTGAGCCGGAGCCTCTTCGAGAGGGCGTTGATAGCCTCCTTCTGGCCCACGACCCTCCTTGCGAGGGTCTTTTCCATGTCCTTGAACCTGCCGACCGTGTCCCTGAAGATCATGTCCCTGGGTATTCGCGTCTCCTGGGAGATGACCTCTATTATGTCGTCCGGGCCCACGGGCTCGGACGGCCTGTTTATCTCGACCTTCACGCAGGAGGTGTCGAGCCAGCCGATGACCTTGTCCGGCATCTTGAGGCTGCGCATGTACCTCTGGCTCATGTCGAGGCCGGTCTCTACGGCCTCGTCCGTCACCTTGACCGAGTAGCTCTTCTCAAGCCTCGGCCTTATGCCGTAGAGTATCTTCCTCGTCTCATCGACGGACGGCTCCTGTATGTGGACGAGCCTGAACCTCCTGGCCAGCGCCTCGTCCTCGGCTATGAACTCCTTGTACTCGGAGAGCGTGGTCGCGCCTATTATCTGGACCTCGCCCCTCGACAGGGTCGACTTGAAGATATTGGCCGCGTCCGAAGGCACTCCCATTGCCGAGCCCGCGCCGATGAGCGTATGGGCCTCGTCGATAAAGAAGATTATGTTCTTCCTCTCCTTTATTTCCTTTATTATCTTCTCAATCCTGTCCTCGAACATGCCCCTGAAGATGGTCCCGGCCACGACCGAGTTCATCTGCAGGTTCACTATCTGCTTGTCGCGGAGGCGCTTCGGCACCCTCTTGGGCTCTAGCTCTATCCTCCTCGCGAGCCCCTCGACGACCGCGGTCTTGCCCACGCCCGGCTCGCCGATTATCATGACCGAGTTCGAGCGTTCCATGTGGCAGAGTATCTCCATCACCTGGTCTATCTCCGCGTCCCTGCCGATTATGACGGGGAGCTTGTCGAATCTCGCGAGCTTATTGAGGTTCACGGCGAAGTGCTTGAGGTTCGGCGGGAGCTCGTATTTCTTCTTGAGCTCCTCCTCCATCTCTTCCTTGCTCCTGACCTTCACGGTGATCCTCCGCATGACGTAGTCGGGGTCAAGGCCGAAGCTGCGGAAGACCTTCGCAGGGAGGCTGTGGTTTTCCTGGAATATGGCAATGAAGAGGTCGGTAGAGTCGAGTTCGTCGCGGCCCCACCTCTGGGCCTCCTCGCGGGCGAGCCTGAAGACGTTCCTTGTGGCGGGCGGTATCTTCAGGCCCAGGCCGATGTACTGGCGGGAGACGTTCAGGTGCTCGTTAAGGAAGTTTATTACATGGAAGATGTCGAGGTTCAGGTCCTCCATCACCTCGCGGAAGAAGTTCTCCTCCACCTTGGCAAAGGCAAGGAAAAGGTGCTCTACGCCGAGATAATAATGCTGGCGGTTCTTGCTCTCCTCTATGGCGGCGTCCAGAACCCGTCGAGCAGCCGGCGTAAGCTTCTCTTTTATCTCTTCAAGTTCGGTCATGATTAGCCTCTTTTGGCCCGCCGGGGGGGGTACCCGGGCGGACGGTTGGGGCCTGACAAGCCGTTCGGCTCATTAGGTTCAGGTTTTCAAGCTTTCCCTAATCGCCTTTTACGCTGCCGCTTTATGGGTTATGGGGCGGCTGTTTGCGCCCGCTTATGTTCTCGTCTCCAAGCGGCAGAGCCTTTTTTGCCCGAATGGGCAACGCCATTACTTAATTCTACCACAGTCCTTTTCGGGGTTCGTAGGGATTTCGGCTCTCGAATTCCT encodes the following:
- the mgtE gene encoding magnesium transporter, producing the protein MSIEAKNDHTDEIRGHLDEGRDSEISRLLESLHSSDIGRILGSLDEEQAMRVFRLLPPEQASAVILEVDERLRKVLISSISSEELIEVVHEMETDDAADVISELPVEDARQVLEGIDRQESLAVQKLLVYPEDTAGGKMQAELASVPETATVEETIEEVRRKAAVIENISSVFVVDGNGRLIGAVPLDRLILAGPRARIIEITNRDAIRVRTDMDQEEAAKLFQKYDLISVPVVDNDGRLVGRITIDDIVDVLEEEIFEDFYKMAGLNIGARALDPPARAIRMRVPWLFLNLVTASAAAGIVKIFEGTIEQLVILAVLMPIVAGMGGNAATQTITVVVRALALGEITFKNAKWLLMKEVVVGFSNGFLTGAVAGFIAFLLGASVYVGLLLFLAMIANMMVAGLIGSIMPLILKRYNFDPAISSSIFVTASTDVGGFFTFLGLATIFMKTGLL
- a CDS encoding universal stress protein, yielding MIKTILVPQDGSVYGKSALDYSMWLSSKFGAGLVGMNVVDVVSLEGPFLHDISGSLGFEPFMNFSTRMREALEARGKTILSAFEDTCKENGTQCETQISFGVVANEIVDKAKVADLVVIGRRGVNARFEYGLLGSTTESVLRRSPKPVLIVPERFSEPKKPLLAYDGSPNASRAMHSAAEWAKTLDLSLTVLTVSSSEEEDPLLNDARTYLKPYGIEASFIHRKGDAPIIIENYYKDNGHDLLFMGTSHHSRLVEMVLGSTTEHVMRTVMGPFFLER
- a CDS encoding ATP-dependent Clp protease ATP-binding subunit, with amino-acid sequence MTELEEIKEKLTPAARRVLDAAIEESKNRQHYYLGVEHLFLAFAKVEENFFREVMEDLNLDIFHVINFLNEHLNVSRQYIGLGLKIPPATRNVFRLAREEAQRWGRDELDSTDLFIAIFQENHSLPAKVFRSFGLDPDYVMRRITVKVRSKEEMEEELKKKYELPPNLKHFAVNLNKLARFDKLPVIIGRDAEIDQVMEILCHMERSNSVMIIGEPGVGKTAVVEGLARRIELEPKRVPKRLRDKQIVNLQMNSVVAGTIFRGMFEDRIEKIIKEIKERKNIIFFIDEAHTLIGAGSAMGVPSDAANIFKSTLSRGEVQIIGATTLSEYKEFIAEDEALARRFRLVHIQEPSVDETRKILYGIRPRLEKSYSVKVTDEAVETGLDMSQRYMRSLKMPDKVIGWLDTSCVKVEINRPSEPVGPDDIIEVISQETRIPRDMIFRDTVGRFKDMEKTLARRVVGQKEAINALSKRLRLNKGPLKENFARPDGVLLFLGPTGVGKTELAKSLADFLFGDEKKMIRLDMSEYKDSGVAVDKLIGMPRGIVGSERGGLLTNPVRENPYSVVLLDEVEKAHPFVLNLFLQVFDEGWLTDGRGKRVYFSDTVIIMTSNLGADVFRKYVKPLGFMTENDVDARSYKKDIIKEVENTLSPEFLNRIDDVIVFTPLTRNEVRQLTHMYLEKIREHMEGYGKHLSVTEKAVDVLVEKGYNQRYGARFLKRHVDEKVKVPITLKWKEGDFFKVDAERDEVTVEASNMGEPALA